One region of Ptiloglossa arizonensis isolate GNS036 chromosome 8, iyPtiAriz1_principal, whole genome shotgun sequence genomic DNA includes:
- the LOC143150416 gene encoding uncharacterized protein LOC143150416 isoform X1, with product MINTNRCVRLWTAEYSRERQTQVSIMKTVTHTCTPGATVLDLPGDDSIEDIAESVDELREKLANMKRLMKERKGATLGEISARKRKETSDIIDGNFLSWIFGSALIVILSVSFYAFYNLYHAVLKKFPSHHTEL from the exons ATGATCAATACCAACCGCTGTGTTAGACTCTGGACCGCGGAATACAGTCGAGAGAGACAGACCCAAGTGAGCATCATGAAAACAGTGACGCATACTTGCACACCGGGAGCTACCG TTTTAGATCTACCTGGAGACGATTCGATCGAGGATATTGCCGAATCGGTAGACGAATTACGCGAAAAGTTAGCAAACATGAAAAGATTGATGAAGGAGCGAAAGGGCGCCACCCTAGGCGAGATAAGTGCCAGAAAGAGAAAGGAGACCTCGGACATCATAGATGGCAATTTTCTCTCTTGGATATTCGGCTCGGCGCTAATCGTCATCTTGAGCGTCAGTTTTTACGCCTTTTATAATCTCTATCATGCAGTCTTAAAGAAGTTTCCATCCCACCACACGGAACTTTAA
- the LOC143150416 gene encoding uncharacterized protein LOC143150416 isoform X2 has protein sequence MINTNRCVRLWTAEYSRERQTQVSIMKTVTHTCTPGATDLPGDDSIEDIAESVDELREKLANMKRLMKERKGATLGEISARKRKETSDIIDGNFLSWIFGSALIVILSVSFYAFYNLYHAVLKKFPSHHTEL, from the exons ATGATCAATACCAACCGCTGTGTTAGACTCTGGACCGCGGAATACAGTCGAGAGAGACAGACCCAAGTGAGCATCATGAAAACAGTGACGCATACTTGCACACCGGGAGCTACCG ATCTACCTGGAGACGATTCGATCGAGGATATTGCCGAATCGGTAGACGAATTACGCGAAAAGTTAGCAAACATGAAAAGATTGATGAAGGAGCGAAAGGGCGCCACCCTAGGCGAGATAAGTGCCAGAAAGAGAAAGGAGACCTCGGACATCATAGATGGCAATTTTCTCTCTTGGATATTCGGCTCGGCGCTAATCGTCATCTTGAGCGTCAGTTTTTACGCCTTTTATAATCTCTATCATGCAGTCTTAAAGAAGTTTCCATCCCACCACACGGAACTTTAA
- the LOC143150416 gene encoding uncharacterized protein LOC143150416 isoform X3, with the protein MFQNNINAAVFDLLCSLGYPVFVQVLDLPGDDSIEDIAESVDELREKLANMKRLMKERKGATLGEISARKRKETSDIIDGNFLSWIFGSALIVILSVSFYAFYNLYHAVLKKFPSHHTEL; encoded by the coding sequence atgtttcaaaacAATATTAACGCAGCGGTCTTTGATCTCCTTTGTTCCCTGGGTTACCCTGTATTTGTCCAAGTTTTAGATCTACCTGGAGACGATTCGATCGAGGATATTGCCGAATCGGTAGACGAATTACGCGAAAAGTTAGCAAACATGAAAAGATTGATGAAGGAGCGAAAGGGCGCCACCCTAGGCGAGATAAGTGCCAGAAAGAGAAAGGAGACCTCGGACATCATAGATGGCAATTTTCTCTCTTGGATATTCGGCTCGGCGCTAATCGTCATCTTGAGCGTCAGTTTTTACGCCTTTTATAATCTCTATCATGCAGTCTTAAAGAAGTTTCCATCCCACCACACGGAACTTTAA